Sequence from the Erythrolamprus reginae isolate rEryReg1 chromosome 2, rEryReg1.hap1, whole genome shotgun sequence genome:
tgtacattgcaagcagcatgtcatcattgaatttctcacaatggagaaagaaactgttgggaacattcactaatgttttgtgtacagtttatggagaatctgcagtcgacagaagtacggttagtcattgGGCACAGAggatgaggccattagaagacttcggcagagctccaagatttgcagcATTGGGGGCGGCCAGCCATGGTCATCACACCTGACAAGATGCAGCTAATATTTGAGCCATTAAATGATGCCATTTGTGGAAGACATTTGGCTTCAtgtccagaacaaggagtggtactgacagggcatacacgcccttgtgtctcgctggaggaaggccgtaGAACgagatggagattacatggaaaaataggaagtgtagaagaagcatcattctttcttgtgtgtaagtttcattgtgttcaataaataattgttgaagaaaaaaatgcggtgcattattttctgggctaCCCTCGTACATTCGGAATTGTGTGCAGAGTCCTGATTGCGCCACATCAGCCACGATATATAGGGCAGTCAACTTAAGTCTCCAGATGGGCTACAACTACAATATACAGAATTCTCAAACTTCACAAAAAGGCAAAGAGGGGAAGTTAACAAAGAGGAACTGCTTTTATTTCCAGGCACACACATTTATTCGTTTGTACAATATATTTAACTTAGTCTTCTATAACTTTGAGGaaatgagaagaagaaaagataataaaaagcaaaatatgcttccttctgcaaaaataaaattaaaagaaaaaagatcctTGACATCAGTATCTGGAAAAAACCTATGCTGACCTCAGGACAATTTTTTTCTCAAGAACTTATCATTGTTGAGTATGTTTTTTCCCCATAAAGTGAAAAATATGCTTACCAATGAGTTTTGTCCACCACCACCCCGGGTTATATCCAATCTCTTCCCCTTTTTGTAAACATTAGTCCTTAAATCttgaattaaaataatatatttttaaataggaAATATCTAAAATAATAGTTCAAAACCCAATATCTGTATTGGTCTAAATATGCACAGCAGTCCGCTTTTAATTTTTCCCTCCCCATTTGGCCTTCAGAGGGTTTAAAAGGCTCAAAAAAAGATCTACTATATATatcctgtttctcccaaaataagacatcctctgataataagcccaattgggcttttgagtgcatggcaaaaaggacaagcgcttatttcaaggttcaaaaaaatatgagACATGTTTGGAAAAACAAGGTACTAAAATGTTTATGAAAGCATGGTGGAATCAGAGAGGGATTTTTTGAAAGGTGGTCTGTGCCTTCAAGTCCATTTGACTTCTGGTGATTGCCTGGATAAATCCATGtacttttcttggcaagattttgtagtTTGTCCTCTTCCTGGAGCTAGGAGAGAGAGTCACTTTGCTCAAAGTAACTCTATATGGCAGGGTAAGAACCCACTGAAGTACCCAAAGCAAAACAACTGGAGAGGAGGGACTTATGTGAACAATTCAGGCAGAATGGGTACCCATAAACATTTACTATAAGATGCCTGTACAACATGCAggaaaaataagggggggggggaagaaggtaCAAGATCAACTACATGGCAAACCCTGCCATACATTTGGAAACAGCAGAATGCAGCTTCTGAGATCTGCAAATGGGCATCGCCCACCACCCGCCTACAAGGACAAATCATGCATTACAAAGATTGCTTGGAGGTGGGAGAACATTGTAATGTAATTTACCAGATGACCTGCATAGATTGTCCCTGTGACTATGTAGGATAGGCGGGAGGAAGTTAACCACCAGAAGAACACCCATTTGATTTCACAGCTACTAAGATTGCTGGCCAAACAGGGACAAAAATAGCCAGGGAAATGTTTGAAGCCCAGGAAACAGGCTCCTTGCCTATCAACAAGAGTGCTGATTTATCACCAGCATACAAGGTATTTAAGGGCACAGCAGAGGAAGGAAACAACAATCAAATACGTAATAGCCGACCATCAACACTTCAATTAAAAGCCACACACAACCAGGCACCACATAAATACTATGAACAGAACAGTCCAATGCACACATAGAGAAGTTCCCCAAGGCTGGGCTCCAACACAAATCTGAAAGCTTGGAAAACTAAATCTCTGATCCCAGTGACCGACtcattggatcctgcaacattatcctgggacatgtatatttgccttcattcgaaAATACTACAGTTGGATGACTGTCtaaacaggactagaattcacagtctgcCAGTTTCTAGTCCAGTGGGTTTAACCACTAAGTTACACAATTGCTGGAAACACAGTAggcagaacaaaataaataaaatgtaggtGGAATTCAAACAGACCTTCAAAATAGGATGAACTATTCAAGGAACTATTATGAATTTACTACACATGTAATTATTTAAAGTTGATATTAATTTCCGTTTTGTAAAGATTGTCTGAAAGAAAAAGGCATTCTAATCTTTTTTATTTCAAAATCACACTGTCTTAAAAATCACTGTCATGAAATATGAGCACTTCCACCGCTCATTTTTGTATCATCCAGTCACCATCTGGCTGTATATCACCAATAAAAACAGGCTTTGTACGGTCACAGGCTGATGCTATAATTTGTTAGTATAGAAAGGCTCTATATTTTCAGTGTCAATTGGAGGATGAAGAAATTATTTTTACAGTTCTGATGTTAGAGTGATCCTGTATGGCTAATGGGTAAATGTCTCTTCTCATTCACTTGATTTGAGTCCTTCCGTCCAGATACTCTGAATAGTATaaggcatgggtgtcaaactcgtggtgtCACCATTGCCACCACATGATGGCCCACAGGCCATTTCCCCCCTTTGTGGAGATGGGTTGGGAATGGCCTacacatgatgcatccagcctacGGGCCACCAGTGTGACCCCCCTGGTGTAAGGTACAAGGAACCATATAATTTGTTGCTGCAGAATGCATCAAAGGAAAATTGCACTATTTTTTCATGGATATGGATTGATGCATATTAGGGAGATATTTCTGTTCTGGAATCTACAAAGTTTCCAAGAGATATTCTCTTCAGATTATCTATGTAAACCCTTAATTGATTTTACCACTAAGTGGATTAGAATTAAATTTACTTACGACAAAGATAAAGTTGTATTATCCACCCAGATCCACTGGTTTTCATGGTCGGCATCACTCAAGCCTATCCAAAACACCTGATTTTCTTCTATATGTTTTAGTAAAAAATTCTaccagaaagggaagagagaaaggttGTGGCTTTGTTCATAAAAGGTAGGAGTATGTTCATCGTGTACTATATGTTTTGATTTATACACATAATCAGAgcatataaaaaataaatgtgaGCAACAAGTATTACATTTAGCAGCTGTAAAATTTGTATCACCTGTAGCAGCAGCTAGCTAGGAATTCCAATACCTATGACAGGGGTCTGCAATCTTAAACACACAGTCATTTGGACCCATTTaccataggaaaaaaaaccactgggagccacaaaacctgagtaGGCATGGCCATCTCGACATCACTCACTCCCATCCAGCCACATGACTGCCCCCTAGGCATGCCtatccagccagtcattagggcagagatcCAGTTGTTTAAAAATATCCAGAACCACAAAAACCTTTTGAcatctctctctcccgctctgtctctgtatctctctctcctcctttctccctctatctctgTATATCTCTCTGTCTTTCCATGTGTGCCTCTCTCTCCTTGTGTGtgtctccctctatctctctctctcccgctctctatGTACTCTCTCCCCCAcactctctcccgctctctctgtctccctgtaTCTCTACCCCCACTCTTCCCCCATCTCTATGTGTCTCTCTCGCCTTCTATCTCCCACCATCTCCCTCCCACCATCTCCCACCATCTCccatctctgtatctctctcactATTTGTGTGTCTCTATATCTCTCGCTGGCCGTCTGTGGTTGTGAGAGGAGGGGGAAGCCTCCACCACGACTCACGCTCATTCCTCAGCCTGCCCAGATTTCCTAAAAGGTtgccaagaagaaagaaaaggaatagcGAAGAGCCTCAAGGACAGCTTGTTGGGTTAGCCCAGCTTTAGctttctgagagagagagagaagagacagagagagagagagagagaagagagagacagagaaatagagatacatacatagaaagagaaagagagagggggtagggagagagagagagaaagagatacagagGAGAGGAAGGTTGACCAGCTGAGGGTGAGATCATTGGTGAGGGTGCTCTGGCTTTCTCCAAGCCTGACCCCCAGGGTGGGCATGGGAAATTCAGGGCCAGTCCCCTTTCCCACTGCCCTGAGCTTCTTCACTCCTCCAGTGGAGTGGTGCCTCTGCTGGCATTCATTGAAAAGCATCCTCCAGGCAGTGATGGTCCCCTCTGCAAGTTTTAAAGCTGTGTCTGGGCACTGTAGACCTGTCCCCATTTCCATTATCCTTGCTCCCAGATCCCATTCCCACCCCGCTACCCCTCGTATTAGCAAAGCCAGCATTAATTGGTCAGGCCAGTATCTCAGTGCAGAGAGCAGGTTGCATGTCTCCGCAAATGACCGAGGCACGGCCAGCACCAACAAGGGCCAGAAGAAGCTCCGGGAAGACCGAGGCACCAGAGAATTGGCCCCGGCTACTTCTCCATCCCCCTCCGTTAGCCTTACCTTCTTAGGCCTGGCAAGGAGTGACGGGGAGGGGAGGGTGAGGGGCAGGACCAGCCAGTGGTGGGAACACCCAACAGGGAACCACAACAGAGGGTCCAAAGAGCCACAGGTTGCAAACACCTGGCCTATGCTCTGGCCTACCAGTGAGTCTATTTCACATGTTCTTAAATATGTAATTCAAGGTTTTTACTCAGCTCCTTCTGATCTTAGGTTTTAGCAGTTTTTATAGATTTTACTGGGTTTGCTCTTTGAGGTCCAAGATGGGGAACTTATGACAGTAGGCCATAGGATTGCCCTAGCATACTGCTTATGCCCCCAAAATACCTGAGTATCCCCTCTAGAGCTTCACCAGGCTATTTTTGTGTTTTGAGGGAGGAGTAAAAATTAAGATAGAAAAAGTGTGTTTTAAGCTCTGCAAAACTTAAAGAACCAATTTTacccattaatatttttttcaattcccCAAAGCACATCCAAAAAAGCCAAAAGTTTCATCTCCACCCATTCTGCTAATAGCACAACATCATTCATCatgccagtagtgggttctaaaatccatTGCTACCGGTACATGTATGCTCTCTTGCACgggcagaagcatcccaggcaggtggaTGGAGTCTCCCACAGTTCacgctgaactgggagcaatccaccactgaatCATATCCCTTGTGGTTCTCAGGCTAGGTAGACAAACAGCAGTTGAATCCCccaggcaaaaaaataaataaatctcactcCCATTCCCCAAATTCTCATTTTACAGGGTTGCTTAtgagaactgaaaaaaaatacattaaaaaggtttaataaagaaattattaaaaatatcacATAAGATGAATTGAATTAGAAATGAATGCTATTTTCAGTATTTAAATAAGAACTGGGCATCTCTGATTAGGTTTAAAGCCAGATTTCTGTAGGTATGAAATTGTATTTCTCAAATATCGCCTTTGGGAACTCAGAAACATCCCCCCTTATTTCCCCTTGTCTTGATAAAAAGCAGAATCAATGGGTTACCTGTTCTAGCTTGCGGTTCACAATAACCAGGTGAGCACCTTCGTTTTCACAAGATTGCTGAGCTTCATGCCAGGGTGCAGTttcgaaagaaaagaaatagcagCTGTTTTGAAAGTGCAGCCAGTGAGCGGGACAGCTGATACAGAATACCTCTGAAATAGTccaaaaagggggagggggagtacAATTAAAGAAAACTTGAGTGCTTTGCAGGACTTATAGCCTTATCAATATGTTAGGTCACATGGGGACTCCAAACATGGCTActttaattctgggagttgaagtccacaagtcttaaagtgacggAGTTTGGAGACTCCTGTGTTAGATTACGGCTCCAATTGACCCTGGCCAATCTGGAACTAGGGGATGGAACTATCCCTATCCTACATTAATAAAATGTGAAATAGTAAAATTAAAGGTCTGATAAGGAACAGCATTAGAACTAGaacatatatttcttttttttttcaaactgggAAAAAAGAAGAGTGAGATAGAAATGCAATACAATCATAGCTATAGTTGCAGAGAGCCACAGAGACATTTGCAAAAACATTTTTAAGCTCAGGAAATGAAGAAAACGTCAAaatgcatataaatataaatttaattggcatttaaatccaataaataaaataaataaaaatatctcaaAATTAACTCCTGGAGtttaagagggagggaagaaaaaaccaAGCCAAGCTTTCACgatattcactcactcactcactcactcactcactcactcactcactcactcactcactcatccaTTCATATTTCTATAGCCACCCTTCTCAAtcaatgactctgggcagcttgcaTTTCAAAGATTCTCTTGCTCTAATCTATCAATAAAGCAGCGTTCCAGTTATTCTTGTACAACCAGTTTCCTGTCTTGGTTTTCCTTAAAGGGCTGACAGCAGCCCACAAACCCATTCTGTGGCTATAAATCACTCACCCGTGAAGTTTCGTACTGCATCCAAGATCTGCATCACATCTTCGGAAATTCTAGCATTATCTCTTTTGAGCTCTGCCAGTGTTTCTAACACAGAAGGATCCAAACTGCATTTCTTTGCCAAATCAGCTgtgagaaacagaaaaagaacaaataaatGTGACAGTGACACCCTAGAAAATCCTTCCTCCACATTATCCTATGTTTTCCTGGTGTGTACACCTTTGTTAAATAGATCAATTTGTATCGGTTACAAGCTTTATTATTTCTATGTACAGTAATTCCAGGAATTTCCACCCATTTCCTGGAatcatataaaaataatacacaACAACCTAATAATGTCACATAAAATAAAGACAGCTCACAAATTGCTAAAGACAAGTAATGGATGATGAAACTGATGGGCAAGCTAAGAAAAAAAGTTAATTCTTGTAATGTATATTTATGACCCTGTTCAAATTGCTTGAAAGAATAATGGCTGTTCATATACTTCTGGTCTGAATTCAAGATGTTAGTGATACTTTTGAAGTCTAAATGTTTTGTACCTAATACATTAGTTGGCTGAATGGCTACATTTTAAAAGTGCTTGTTAATGGCTCTATCTAGTTTGGAAGGAAGACTTTAATGCTATTTCATAGGACTCTGTCCTGGCTACTGGACATTTTTATATTGCAATGATATGGTTGAAAGTGTTGAGCAGGTATTTgctcattgattcattgattcatttctTCGTTGCCCATCTTATCAGTTGGCAAAAAgggggtggtgaaaatatttatggaaatACCTGTGCATtctagacataaattgtttcaattcctatcctcaaaatgacactatagaacactgcacaccaaaactagacacaagaacagtttttccccgaacaccatcacaatgctaaacaaataattccctcacttctgtcaaactattcactaaggcttcaTTActcttactattagtcttctcatcgttcctattacCCAactcctcccatttaggactgtatcttgttgcttgtatccttatgatttttattaatattgattgtttcctcattgcttatttgacccctaagtGTTAAGTGTTGgagttaagtgttgtacctcaagattcttgacaaatgtatcttttcttttatgtacactgagaacttatgcaccaaagacaaattccttgtgtgccaaatcacacttgaccaataaataattctattctgttttgttctgttctattctatcctatcctatcctatcctatcctatcgtaTCCTATTCTATTGACTCTGGGTGGTATGCATAAGATTTAAATCATctgaaacaacaaaaacaaaaatagcaaTAATAGAGTAATAACATATTAATGCCCAAGGACaatcttacagatctcttaggaggGCCCTGATTTTGATTAAAAGTTTGCATAGATCTGGCAGAGAGGTCAGCATGCAAATACAATGCATAGTTTGAGAGTGTAACTAAGAAGTCATTCACTTCAAACCCCAGTCCCAGAACAATGATATCCCTTACCTTTGATAGTGCTTACATCTCCACACACTTGTTTGATATCATTAGCAATTTCTGTTTTGAATCCATCCAATCCATCCAATTCAGACTCTGAAATTCAGGTTTGTCATTACGACATGTAATttgcaaccatgtacactttttacaaactccaaacttgacagctttaagacttttaagattttaaagctctcagaattcctcctccagtcatgctagatgggataattagaaggcaaaaacacacccatttttgcaaaaaaggggccattttttgtctgtttttttcacaaaaatggggtgggcaaaaggtctgggaagcctgcagagaactcctgggtgctGGTGGATGGCAAAAGTGCTCCCATTTTTGCCCCTTTTAtttacaaaaatgggggcatttttatcTTCCCCCAGTTCCTAGGAGTTCtccgcaggcttcccagaccctttgcccacacCATTttggtgaaaaacgggcccattttcaCCCCCATTTGGGgggggaggtgtgtcttatactccaaaaaacacaGTAGTTCTCCTTAACTTGTTATCtttgtaatgttttaaattaCAACTTCATACCACTGTTTTGCTGTTTAAGAGTGATAATAATTTCCCAACAAGGCGTTTGTATACAGGGATAAAAGGATTTAAAAATTCCTACAGtggaagaatttattttatttattgattttgtccaatacacaatgtgggttttagtgggtaaTGGATAGTGAAGCTAATGGAATTGGCTGAAATGGCAAAAGTGTCTATTGTAATTAAAGAAAATACACAGTCTAACTTTGCTTCTAATTGGAAACAAACTATTGAACTTCTTGCTAGAAATTGAATGAAATTAACATTTtattttgggtttttaaattttgtgtAAGAAgttaatgtatttatatatatatctgtaccaAACAAAATAGGAAATTattcttccttttcccctttcccctccttttttccttctttttctctcctttttcttctttttctttcttttgaaggCTTTTTAAGACCTTATTTTCCCTAACTCCTTTTTCTGTTTATTGAaacttaattaaaataattgaacCTGTGTTCATGACTTCGTTTGTTTACTAATAGCAAACAGTAAACAATAGTAAACAGTGGTGTTTTCATGCTTGTCGCAACCAAATGCCACTTGTTGTGTCTAACAATGTGTCtacattttcttatttatttccatATTAGGGACTGTAAGGCAGGGATTCCTGAGAAAGGCTAATGATTCCTTCCTACATCCATTCAGCAATGAAGCAAGATTTGAAGGAGGAGCCTcccaattagtattaaacaagAACTTCACTGGTGCACATGGAGTTTTTCACTTACATTGGGACAGGAGGGTATCTGATTTGTTACTCTAATATTGATATCGTAATGTCTGGGTGGCTCTAGAAAACGCTACAGGTCGTAAGTGGGGGAATGGCCTGGGTCACTCCAGTACACAAGCAATTGTATTTTTGTCTAGTTCCCCTTCATTTTCATGTAACTGCATACTGGATTCACAGAATTAGAGGACGGTAGAAATGCTGTTCAACCCAGATTATGATTCAGAAAAAGACTTGCTCCCTTGactgagattgattgattgattgattgattatttatttgtctgtctgtctatttatttatttgtttatttatttgtttgtttgtttatttgtttgtttatttatttatttatgagatttgtatgccgcccctctccgaagactcggagcagctcacaacaataaaacagtacaaatccaattgattaaaacaattttgaaacccttaatataaaaagcaatcatacacctCATATATGTATGGAGTATCCACTCCTAACTTTTTATATTCCAAACTACTATGGGAATCAATAAAAAGGAGGCACcatatagcaatagtacttaaacTATATGATaatgcttcatagtgttttacagccttctttaagcagtttacagagtcagcatattacccccaacaatctgggtcctcattttgcccacctcagaaggatggaaggctgaatcgaccttgaacctggtgagattcaatctgccaaactgctggcagccagtgatcagcagaagtagtctctaactactgcgccaccacagctcatatATAATTGTAGATCGCTAATCCCTGCAGATAAAAGGTATCCATCTCCAATTTTCCTGCTTGCTGTTTTTTGGTTTGATTGTTTTGTTCAAAATCCATGCTGCTAactttatttatctatgtatttTGAAATGCAAAACAGTATCTAACACTACAGGATTCTTCACAacaaaaaagggaaagggaattgGGTCAAACAATTTGTTCAAGATGTATAAGAGAATAACTTACTAttacataataatgataattgtcTGTTCTGCTTGTTCATATCTTTGGAAATTTCTGCATCTAGACAGAAGGAAAATCTATTAGTTTGAATATTGACGCTTTCCTCCACTTTGCACCCTTCTAGCAAGGGGTACTCAAATTTAGCCATGAAAATGGCCTTAAAATGAAATGAAGGAGCCATCACTGATTATTCCACATTCTTCAACAATTTCTTCCAGAAGGAAGGTTTGTTTCTACAGAAATAAGATTTTGAGAAGGAGCTTTCAAATgaacaaataacaaaataaacAGAATATGCCTGAGcttttttttaataacaaaaaGTTTGTTTTCAGCCTTCTACCTTAGAGATCTTTCATAATAGAGATCACAGCAGTTGGGGTTTTGAAACACCTGTCTTTGGAATCGTGCAATCAGCATCATAGGAAATTtcaggaaataaaaaaaaaacagtttttaaataaaacaattggGACAAAATTGTGCAGGAAACTCTCATGTTTTGGCTTCAATTTGTAATTCAGATCAGGATTTGGATTTGGTATAGTGAGTAAACAAACTCATATGTAATTTTAATGCAACTACTACAGGACTGTCTAACTATTAGGGTGCAAATCACACAGCATTAGATTTACAAGTCATGTATTTTTCCCGTTAGTAGTCAGAATGAGAAAGCCACGATCTTTATTTTATGAACCAAGCTGTGCAGTCTTGTGTATGTTTACACACTCTCAGAGACAGTTTCTTTTCTGGCAATAGTTTTTAAGGTCTGTATTGAGCGTTACAGTATGCTCTGATAGCTGTCgtgattaaaaatatttctcgCTTT
This genomic interval carries:
- the LOC139161002 gene encoding CD209 antigen-like protein C isoform X1, which translates into the protein MEEELQTPKRRDRRIIWIMNRKYILWATMGIVFLLFLALFCQSLRNDAEISKDMNKQNRQLSLLCNKSELDGLDGFKTEIANDIKQVCGDVSTIKADLAKKCSLDPSVLETLAELKRDNARISEDVMQILDAVRNFTEVFCISCPAHWLHFQNSCYFFSFETAPWHEAQQSCENEGAHLVIVNRKLEQNFLLKHIEENQVFWIGLSDADHENQWIWVDNTTLSLSFWGKGEPNNAGSDEDCATLLFTGNWNDVACSGKKYWICEKKC
- the LOC139161002 gene encoding CD209 antigen-like protein C isoform X2 encodes the protein MNRKYILWATMGIVFLLFLALFCQSLRNDAEISKDMNKQNRQLSLLCNKSELDGLDGFKTEIANDIKQVCGDVSTIKADLAKKCSLDPSVLETLAELKRDNARISEDVMQILDAVRNFTEVFCISCPAHWLHFQNSCYFFSFETAPWHEAQQSCENEGAHLVIVNRKLEQNFLLKHIEENQVFWIGLSDADHENQWIWVDNTTLSLSFWGKGEPNNAGSDEDCATLLFTGNWNDVACSGKKYWICEKKC